The Streptomyces sp. NBC_01197 genome window below encodes:
- a CDS encoding FAD-dependent oxidoreductase, which produces MAVGSATAETPPETPDHSGAYPRLTPEQLDVLARRGERRRASAGEVLFREGRTCEEFLAVVSGLVEVVHDHGGADERTVAVHGPGRFLGELGLLEDQAAFDTAIVREPGEVLAVPVQRQRELIARDPVLGDLVLRAYLGRRQLLIGMGAGFRILGSSFSPQTRQLREFAVRNRLPHRWTDLERDRESEALLRRFSIRPEETPVVIWQGQQVLRNPGPASLARLVGLPAPARDVTECQLLVVGAGPAGLASAVYGASDGFSTVIVDNLATGGQAASSARIENYLGFPSGISGGELMDRSVLQARKFGAQITLPLEAAGLAQRDGQCAVHFTDGTTIRARAVVLAQGVRYRRLRAPGVERLEGHSVFYAATLHEAQTCGTDPVAIVGGGNSAGQAALFLAEYASEVRLLVRSGFLDKDMSRYLVDQVERHPKIDVLLHSEVHRATGEDVLRSVEVRDTVTGRLGEIPARALFVFIGARPHTEWLASALALDSRGFVLTGTAAAAAAETGPEGPWAPLGRRPLMLETTQPGVFAAGDVRSGSVKRVASAAGEGAMAIRLLHEHLAQEGNLVRTPAADAHQPATG; this is translated from the coding sequence ATGGCCGTCGGCTCCGCCACTGCCGAAACGCCTCCTGAGACGCCCGACCACAGCGGCGCCTACCCCCGGCTGACCCCGGAGCAGTTGGACGTGCTGGCGCGCCGTGGTGAGCGGCGGCGGGCCTCCGCGGGGGAGGTGCTGTTCCGCGAAGGCCGGACGTGCGAAGAGTTCCTGGCCGTCGTCAGCGGGCTGGTCGAAGTGGTCCACGATCACGGCGGCGCGGACGAGCGTACGGTGGCCGTGCACGGCCCGGGAAGGTTCCTGGGCGAGCTGGGCCTGCTGGAGGACCAGGCTGCCTTCGACACGGCGATCGTGCGTGAGCCCGGCGAGGTGCTGGCCGTCCCGGTCCAGCGACAGCGGGAACTGATCGCCCGTGACCCGGTCCTGGGGGACCTGGTGCTCCGCGCCTACCTGGGCCGCCGCCAGCTGCTCATCGGCATGGGCGCCGGTTTCCGGATCCTGGGTTCGAGCTTCTCACCGCAGACCCGGCAGCTGCGCGAGTTCGCCGTGCGCAACCGGCTGCCGCACCGGTGGACCGACCTGGAAAGGGACCGGGAATCCGAGGCACTGCTGCGCAGATTCTCCATCCGGCCGGAAGAGACCCCCGTGGTCATCTGGCAGGGACAGCAGGTGCTGCGCAACCCCGGCCCCGCGAGCCTCGCCCGACTCGTCGGGCTGCCCGCGCCGGCGCGCGACGTCACCGAGTGCCAGCTGCTGGTGGTAGGAGCGGGCCCGGCCGGTCTTGCGAGCGCCGTGTACGGAGCCTCCGACGGGTTCTCCACGGTGATCGTGGACAACCTCGCCACCGGCGGCCAAGCCGCGTCCTCCGCACGTATCGAGAATTACCTGGGCTTTCCGTCCGGCATCTCAGGGGGCGAACTCATGGACCGCTCCGTGCTCCAGGCCCGCAAGTTCGGCGCCCAGATCACGCTGCCGCTGGAGGCGGCCGGGCTCGCACAGCGGGACGGACAGTGCGCCGTACATTTCACCGACGGCACCACCATCCGGGCCCGCGCCGTCGTGCTGGCCCAGGGTGTGCGCTACCGCCGGCTGCGGGCGCCCGGCGTGGAACGCCTTGAGGGCCACAGTGTGTTCTACGCCGCGACGCTGCATGAGGCCCAGACCTGCGGCACGGACCCGGTCGCCATCGTCGGCGGCGGCAACAGCGCCGGCCAGGCCGCTCTCTTCCTCGCGGAGTACGCGTCCGAGGTGCGCCTGCTGGTGCGCAGTGGCTTCCTGGACAAGGACATGTCCCGCTACCTGGTGGACCAGGTGGAACGGCACCCGAAGATCGACGTGTTGCTGCACAGCGAGGTGCACAGGGCCACCGGCGAGGACGTCCTGCGCTCGGTGGAGGTGCGCGACACCGTCACCGGTCGGCTCGGCGAGATCCCAGCGCGGGCGCTGTTCGTGTTCATCGGGGCCCGCCCGCACACCGAGTGGCTGGCCAGTGCGCTCGCTCTGGACTCCCGGGGCTTCGTGCTGACCGGCACCGCCGCAGCCGCCGCAGCCGAGACAGGCCCAGAGGGCCCCTGGGCTCCGCTGGGCCGCAGGCCACTGATGCTGGAAACCACCCAGCCCGGCGTGTTCGCCGCAGGCGATGTCAGAAGCGGTTCCGTCAAGCGGGTGGCGTCGGCCGCCGGCGAGGGCGCGATGGCCATCCGTCTCCTCCACGAACACCTCGCCCAGGAGGGCAACCTCGTCCGCACCCCCGCGGCCGACGCCCACCAGCCGGCCACCGGCTGA
- a CDS encoding UBP-type zinc finger domain-containing protein gives MTTFTDPHLSLVRPVEPRTPQGCEECLADGTPWVHLRMCLTCGHVGCCDSSPNRHARRHAATAAHPIVQSFEPGEDWRYCFIDEALV, from the coding sequence ATGACCACCTTCACCGATCCGCATCTTTCACTCGTCCGCCCCGTGGAGCCTCGCACCCCCCAGGGCTGCGAGGAGTGCCTGGCCGACGGCACCCCTTGGGTACACCTGAGGATGTGTCTCACCTGCGGGCACGTCGGGTGCTGCGACTCCTCTCCGAACCGGCACGCCCGACGGCACGCGGCCACCGCTGCCCACCCCATCGTCCAGTCCTTCGAACCGGGAGAGGACTGGCGCTACTGCTTCATCGACGAGGCCCTGGTCTGA
- the trxA gene encoding thioredoxin translates to MARLWNKNISCTTCGRTNRLPAAAEGTPRCGACGTALPWITDAGDVDFAQIAEQADPFVLVDLWATWCGPCRRVSPALEQVARELAGQVKLVKVDVDASPRLAQRFQVQAVPTLLILDHGTEIARQAGAAPATELRRWAEETIAVRRTARPAA, encoded by the coding sequence ATGGCGCGCCTGTGGAACAAGAACATCAGCTGTACGACATGCGGCCGCACCAACCGGTTGCCGGCAGCGGCCGAGGGAACCCCGCGCTGCGGTGCCTGCGGAACGGCGCTGCCCTGGATCACCGATGCCGGTGACGTCGACTTCGCGCAGATCGCCGAGCAGGCGGATCCGTTCGTGCTCGTCGACCTGTGGGCCACCTGGTGCGGCCCGTGCCGCCGGGTCAGCCCCGCACTGGAACAGGTCGCACGGGAACTGGCCGGCCAGGTCAAGCTCGTCAAAGTCGACGTCGACGCCTCGCCGCGACTCGCCCAGCGCTTTCAGGTGCAGGCCGTGCCGACCCTGCTGATCCTCGATCACGGAACGGAGATCGCCCGCCAAGCCGGTGCCGCCCCGGCAACCGAGCTGCGCCGGTGGGCCGAAGAGACCATCGCAGTCCGCCGGACGGCCCGTCCGGCGGCGTGA
- the clpB gene encoding ATP-dependent chaperone ClpB — protein MDMNQLTQKSQEALQEAQTITGRLGQTETDGEHLLLALLEQPDGLVPRLSAQAGADTEALKSAVSAELSRRPKVTGPGATPGQVYVTQRLARLLDAAEQEAKRLKDEYVSVEHLVLALADEGSQTAAGRLLKEHGLTKETLLSGLTRIRGNQRVTSATPEAAYEALEKYGRDLVAEARNGRMDPVIGRDGEIRRVMQILSRKTKNNPVLIGDPGVGKTAIVEGLAQRIVRGDVPDGLRDKTVFALDMSSLVAGAKYRGEFEERMQAVLNEVKAASGRILLFVDELHTVVGAGSVEGAVDAGNMLKPMLARGELHMIGATTLDEYRKRIESDAALERRFQQVMVDEPSVGDTISILRGLRERLEVFHGVKIQDTALVAAATLSHRYITDRFLPDKAIDLVDEACARLRTEIDSMPADLDEITRRATRLEIEEAALAKEDDPASHKRLEELRRELADLRADADAMHAQWDAERQAIRRVQELRQELEQVRQDAEEAERAYDLNRAAELRYGRVQELERRLAAEEDTLAAKQGEQRLLHEVVTEEEIAEIVAAWTGIPVTRLQEGEREKLLRLDEILTERVVGQDEAVKVVSDAIIRARSGIRDPHRPIGSFIFLGPTGVGKTELAKALAAALFDSEENIVRLDMSEYQERHTVSRLLGAPPGYVGYEEGGQLTEAVRRKPYSVVLFDEIEKAHADVFNTLLQVLDDGRITDAQGRTVDFRNTILIMTSNIGSTHLLDGVTAEGEIKPDARALVMGELQGHFRPEFLNRVDDVVLFKPLAREQIQHIVELQFNDLRRRLAERQITVELTQAAREHIAEQGFDPVYGARPLRRYISHEIETLVGRALIRGDVQDGATIGVDEHNGELVVTYDGPSQTDTGRAA, from the coding sequence GTGGATATGAACCAGCTCACCCAGAAGTCCCAGGAAGCCCTCCAAGAGGCGCAGACCATCACCGGGCGGCTCGGCCAGACCGAGACTGATGGCGAGCACCTGCTGCTGGCGCTCCTCGAACAGCCGGACGGGCTGGTCCCGCGGCTCAGTGCACAGGCGGGCGCCGACACCGAAGCCCTGAAGTCCGCGGTCTCGGCGGAGCTTTCCCGCAGGCCCAAGGTGACCGGCCCGGGCGCCACCCCCGGCCAGGTGTATGTCACCCAGCGGCTGGCCCGGCTGCTGGACGCCGCCGAGCAGGAGGCCAAGCGGCTGAAGGACGAGTACGTGTCCGTCGAGCACCTCGTCCTGGCCCTCGCCGATGAGGGGTCCCAGACCGCTGCGGGCCGCCTGCTGAAGGAACACGGCCTGACGAAGGAGACGCTGCTGTCCGGGCTGACCCGCATCCGCGGTAACCAGCGCGTCACGTCGGCGACGCCCGAAGCCGCCTACGAGGCACTGGAGAAGTACGGCCGCGACCTGGTCGCCGAGGCACGCAACGGGCGAATGGACCCGGTGATCGGCCGGGACGGGGAGATCCGGCGGGTGATGCAGATCCTCAGCCGGAAGACGAAGAACAACCCGGTGCTGATCGGCGATCCCGGCGTCGGCAAGACAGCCATCGTGGAGGGCCTGGCACAGCGGATAGTACGCGGTGACGTGCCTGATGGGTTGCGGGACAAGACCGTCTTCGCCCTTGACATGAGTTCCCTGGTGGCAGGCGCAAAGTACCGCGGCGAATTCGAAGAGCGCATGCAGGCCGTGCTGAACGAGGTCAAGGCCGCCTCGGGTCGCATCCTGCTTTTCGTCGACGAACTGCACACCGTCGTCGGGGCGGGCAGCGTGGAGGGCGCGGTGGACGCCGGCAATATGCTCAAGCCGATGCTGGCCCGTGGCGAACTGCACATGATCGGCGCCACCACACTGGACGAATACCGCAAGCGCATCGAGTCCGACGCCGCCCTGGAGCGCCGCTTCCAGCAGGTCATGGTGGACGAGCCCAGCGTGGGCGACACCATCTCGATCCTCCGTGGCCTGCGGGAGCGCCTTGAGGTGTTCCACGGCGTGAAGATCCAGGACACCGCGCTGGTGGCCGCCGCGACCCTCAGCCACCGCTACATCACCGACCGATTCCTGCCCGACAAGGCCATCGATCTCGTCGACGAGGCCTGCGCCCGGCTGCGCACCGAAATCGACTCCATGCCGGCCGACCTGGATGAGATCACCCGTCGGGCGACCCGTCTGGAGATCGAGGAGGCCGCGCTCGCCAAGGAGGACGACCCGGCCAGCCACAAACGGCTGGAGGAACTCCGTCGTGAGCTGGCCGACCTGCGCGCCGACGCCGATGCCATGCACGCCCAGTGGGATGCCGAACGACAGGCCATTCGGCGCGTGCAGGAGCTCCGTCAGGAATTGGAGCAGGTCCGCCAGGACGCCGAGGAAGCAGAACGCGCCTACGACCTCAACCGTGCCGCTGAGCTGCGCTACGGCAGGGTCCAGGAACTGGAGCGGCGGCTGGCCGCCGAGGAGGACACCCTCGCCGCCAAGCAGGGCGAACAGCGGCTGCTGCACGAGGTGGTCACCGAGGAGGAGATCGCCGAGATCGTCGCAGCCTGGACCGGCATCCCGGTGACCCGGCTCCAGGAGGGGGAGCGGGAGAAGCTGCTGCGGCTCGACGAGATCCTCACCGAACGGGTGGTCGGCCAGGACGAGGCCGTCAAGGTGGTCTCCGACGCCATCATCCGGGCCCGCTCCGGCATCCGCGACCCGCACCGGCCGATCGGCTCGTTCATCTTCCTGGGCCCCACCGGCGTCGGCAAGACCGAGTTGGCCAAGGCGCTCGCGGCGGCTCTGTTCGACTCCGAGGAGAACATCGTCCGCCTGGACATGAGCGAGTACCAGGAACGGCACACCGTCAGCCGGCTCCTCGGAGCCCCGCCCGGGTACGTCGGCTACGAGGAAGGCGGTCAGCTCACCGAAGCGGTGCGCCGCAAGCCGTATTCGGTGGTCCTCTTCGACGAGATCGAGAAGGCGCACGCCGACGTCTTCAACACCCTGCTCCAGGTGCTCGACGACGGTCGAATCACCGACGCGCAGGGCCGCACCGTCGACTTCCGCAACACCATCCTGATCATGACCTCCAACATCGGCTCGACCCACCTGCTCGACGGGGTCACCGCCGAGGGGGAAATCAAGCCGGACGCCCGCGCCCTCGTGATGGGCGAGCTGCAAGGCCACTTCCGCCCCGAGTTCCTGAACCGGGTCGACGACGTGGTGCTGTTCAAGCCGCTGGCCCGCGAGCAGATCCAGCACATCGTCGAGTTGCAGTTCAACGACCTGCGCCGGCGGCTGGCCGAACGGCAGATCACCGTCGAACTGACCCAGGCAGCCCGCGAGCACATAGCAGAGCAAGGCTTCGACCCGGTCTACGGCGCCCGGCCATTGCGCCGCTACATCTCACACGAGATCGAGACGCTGGTCGGCCGGGCCCTGATCCGCGGCGACGTGCAGGACGGGGCGACGATCGGGGTGGATGAGCACAACGGCGAGCTGGTCGTGACCTACGACGGGCCGTCGCAGACCGACACGGGAAGGGCCGCGTGA
- a CDS encoding chaperone modulator CbpM yields the protein MTSKSRADAPRAQDLQQATRRGPSVGAGVYTLVPVTRRFSLDVTARRCGLHPDLIRRLVALGLVDAAHDAEGRLWFGPGAPATLARVQRLRAGLQLNYAAVGLVMHLLDRIGELEAEVRRAETGSRRDESWI from the coding sequence ATGACCAGCAAATCGCGGGCAGACGCCCCGCGGGCCCAAGACCTACAACAGGCAACACGGCGTGGCCCCAGCGTTGGCGCCGGCGTCTACACCCTTGTGCCGGTGACTCGCCGGTTCAGCCTGGATGTGACCGCGCGGCGCTGCGGCTTGCACCCCGATCTGATCCGCAGGCTGGTCGCGCTCGGCCTGGTGGACGCCGCGCACGACGCCGAGGGCCGACTGTGGTTCGGCCCCGGTGCCCCGGCCACGTTGGCCCGCGTCCAGCGGCTGCGGGCCGGGCTCCAGCTCAACTACGCCGCCGTCGGCCTGGTGATGCACCTGCTCGACCGCATCGGCGAGCTGGAGGCCGAGGTGCGACGCGCTGAGACAGGCTCCAGGAGGGACGAATCGTGGATATGA
- a CDS encoding DnaJ C-terminal domain-containing protein translates to MARDYYEVLGVQRDASSQEIQQAFRRLAREHHPDINKDPGAEERFKELNDAYSVLSDPGTRRRYDRFGENFRQIPEDWEERVGAGAGARGGPGRAGDGGRRVRYGNGFGGGGPDIDVEDLFGGLFGRGGGFGPMPGADQEAELALSVEEAYRGGRRSVTLAGPEGERSYDVDVPRGVLDGQRIRLAGEGGRGSGDGPQGDLYLRVRIKPHPRFRLDGRNIHVAIPVTPWEAALGASVPVPTPGGTAKVTVPGGSSSGRRLRLRGEGMPAPRGRDGDLYAEIRIMVPPEPSDEERRLFEELAAVSTFEPREPR, encoded by the coding sequence ATGGCACGGGACTATTACGAGGTGCTCGGGGTGCAGCGGGATGCCTCCTCGCAGGAGATCCAGCAGGCCTTCCGCCGACTGGCCCGCGAACACCACCCCGACATCAACAAGGACCCGGGTGCCGAGGAGCGCTTCAAGGAGCTCAACGACGCGTACAGCGTGCTCTCCGACCCCGGCACCCGGCGCCGCTACGACCGATTCGGCGAGAACTTCCGGCAGATTCCCGAGGACTGGGAGGAGCGGGTCGGTGCCGGGGCCGGGGCGCGCGGCGGACCCGGCCGGGCCGGCGACGGCGGCCGTCGGGTCAGGTACGGCAACGGTTTCGGCGGGGGCGGCCCGGACATCGACGTCGAGGACCTCTTCGGTGGGCTCTTCGGCCGGGGCGGGGGCTTCGGCCCGATGCCCGGCGCCGACCAGGAGGCCGAGCTTGCGCTGAGTGTCGAGGAGGCCTACCGCGGCGGCCGACGCAGTGTCACCCTCGCGGGTCCCGAGGGCGAGCGGTCCTACGACGTGGATGTGCCCCGCGGCGTGCTGGACGGGCAGCGTATCCGGCTGGCCGGTGAAGGCGGGCGGGGAAGCGGCGACGGCCCCCAGGGCGACCTGTACCTGCGAGTGCGGATCAAGCCCCACCCCCGTTTCCGGCTGGACGGCCGGAACATCCATGTGGCGATCCCGGTGACGCCCTGGGAGGCGGCGCTCGGCGCCTCGGTGCCGGTGCCCACCCCCGGCGGCACCGCCAAGGTGACCGTGCCGGGCGGCTCCTCCAGCGGGCGGCGGCTGCGTCTGCGGGGCGAGGGCATGCCTGCCCCGCGCGGACGCGACGGGGACCTCTACGCGGAGATCCGGATCATGGTGCCGCCCGAGCCCAGTGACGAGGAGCGCCGGCTTTTCGAGGAGCTGGCAGCCGTGTCCACCTTCGAGCCCAGGGAGCCACGATGA
- the grpE gene encoding nucleotide exchange factor GrpE, with amino-acid sequence MPTEPDPMTPPQQQTAPSDARPGSSPPSGPQKPPAPSEVAGDNRTTEREGNPPEPVGVNHSSAETDQSPAEQLDELRDRWRRALADLDNLRKRHAKELARVRADERGRTTAALLPVLDNLELALSHAEADPSAVLKGVEAVRDQAVDVLRGLGYPRDAETGVPFDPARHEVVGVVDDPDAEPNTVAQVVRPGYGRGEEQLRPASVVVSKRQE; translated from the coding sequence ATGCCCACCGAACCAGATCCGATGACACCCCCTCAGCAGCAGACGGCGCCTTCGGACGCGAGGCCCGGCTCGTCGCCGCCGTCAGGGCCGCAGAAGCCCCCGGCCCCTTCCGAAGTAGCCGGCGACAACCGGACCACGGAGAGGGAGGGCAACCCCCCCGAGCCAGTCGGCGTAAACCACTCCTCCGCGGAAACGGACCAGAGCCCCGCCGAGCAGCTCGACGAACTCCGGGACCGCTGGCGCCGCGCCCTGGCCGATCTGGACAACCTCCGCAAGCGGCACGCGAAGGAGCTGGCCCGCGTCCGGGCCGACGAGCGCGGCCGTACCACGGCGGCCCTGTTGCCCGTGCTGGACAACCTGGAACTGGCCCTGTCGCACGCCGAGGCCGACCCGTCCGCCGTGCTCAAGGGAGTCGAGGCGGTGCGCGACCAGGCCGTCGACGTGCTGCGCGGGCTCGGCTACCCGCGCGACGCGGAGACCGGGGTGCCCTTCGACCCGGCCCGGCACGAGGTCGTCGGCGTCGTCGACGACCCGGATGCCGAGCCGAACACCGTGGCCCAGGTGGTGCGCCCCGGATACGGCAGGGGTGAGGAGCAGCTGCGTCCAGCATCCGTCGTGGTCAGCAAGCGGCAGGAGTGA
- the dnaK gene encoding molecular chaperone DnaK, which yields MAKAVGIDLGTTNSVIAAWEGGEAQVLANAEGTRTTPSVVAFTDTGERLVGQLARRQAILNPKGTVYSAKRFIGRRYDEISDEAKAVGFDVVSDEQGNARFDVRGKLYAPEEISALVLRKLADDAAKQLGERVTEAVITVPAYFNDAQRTATKDAGRIAGLDVLRIINEPTAAALAYGMDKKGHETVLVFDLGGGTFDVSILDVGDGVVEVRSTAGDSHLGGDDFDRRLVDHLADKFQQENGIDLRSDPQALQRLFEAAEKAKTELSSVTQTQVSLPFITADAAGPKHLTETVMRSTFEQITSDLVERTLEPVKQAMGDAKIGENDIDEVILVGGSTRIPAVQSLVRRLTGGKDPNMSVNPDEVVAVGAAIQAGVLKGEVKDVLLLDVTPLSLGVETRGGVMTKIIERNTTIPVRRTETFSTAEDNQSAVDVVVLQGERESAADNRVLGRFRLEDIRSAPRGEPQVEVTFDIDANGILNVTARDRDTGREQGITISEGSNLDKTEVERMVQEAEQHSGEDRALREAVDARNELDAAAYQVERRVNELGDAAPAHEKARAEMLVGDARAAVKEEAPLERVRSLTSELQQVYAALTARQADAGQAEGGPQEGGPGESRPADEDVIDAEFDKS from the coding sequence ATGGCCAAGGCAGTCGGCATCGATCTCGGAACCACCAACTCGGTCATCGCGGCATGGGAGGGCGGTGAGGCGCAGGTCCTGGCCAATGCCGAGGGCACCCGTACGACCCCGTCCGTCGTCGCCTTCACTGACACCGGTGAACGGCTTGTCGGCCAGCTCGCCCGGCGGCAGGCGATCCTCAACCCCAAGGGCACTGTCTACTCGGCCAAGCGTTTCATCGGCCGTCGGTACGACGAGATCTCCGACGAGGCCAAGGCGGTCGGCTTCGACGTCGTCTCCGACGAGCAGGGCAACGCCCGGTTCGACGTCCGCGGCAAGCTGTACGCGCCGGAGGAGATCAGCGCGCTGGTGCTGCGCAAGCTCGCCGACGACGCGGCGAAGCAGCTCGGCGAGCGGGTCACCGAGGCGGTCATCACCGTGCCCGCCTACTTCAACGACGCGCAGCGCACCGCCACCAAGGACGCCGGCCGGATCGCCGGCCTGGATGTCCTGCGCATCATCAATGAGCCGACGGCGGCGGCGCTGGCCTACGGCATGGACAAGAAGGGCCACGAGACCGTCCTGGTCTTCGACCTCGGGGGAGGCACCTTCGACGTGAGCATCCTCGATGTCGGCGACGGCGTCGTGGAGGTACGGTCCACCGCGGGCGACAGCCACCTGGGTGGCGACGACTTCGACCGGCGCCTGGTGGACCACCTGGCGGACAAGTTCCAGCAGGAGAACGGCATCGACCTGCGCAGCGACCCTCAGGCGCTGCAACGTCTCTTCGAAGCTGCGGAGAAGGCCAAGACGGAACTCAGCTCGGTCACCCAGACGCAGGTCAGTCTGCCGTTCATCACGGCCGACGCGGCCGGTCCCAAGCACCTCACCGAGACCGTCATGCGGTCCACCTTTGAGCAGATCACGTCCGACCTGGTCGAGCGGACCCTGGAGCCGGTGAAGCAGGCGATGGGCGACGCCAAGATCGGCGAGAACGACATCGATGAGGTGATCCTGGTGGGCGGCTCCACCCGGATCCCCGCGGTGCAGAGCCTGGTCCGCCGGCTGACCGGCGGCAAGGACCCGAACATGAGCGTCAACCCCGACGAGGTGGTGGCGGTCGGTGCCGCGATCCAGGCCGGGGTACTCAAGGGCGAGGTCAAGGACGTCCTGCTGCTCGACGTGACCCCCCTGTCGCTGGGTGTGGAGACCCGCGGCGGCGTGATGACGAAGATCATCGAGCGGAACACCACGATCCCGGTCCGCCGTACCGAGACCTTCTCCACCGCCGAGGACAACCAGTCGGCCGTGGACGTCGTGGTCCTGCAGGGCGAGCGCGAGAGCGCGGCAGACAACCGTGTGCTCGGCCGCTTCCGGCTGGAGGACATCCGGTCCGCGCCGCGTGGCGAGCCGCAGGTCGAGGTCACCTTCGACATCGACGCCAACGGCATCTTGAACGTCACCGCACGCGACCGGGACACCGGCCGCGAACAGGGCATCACGATCAGCGAAGGCTCCAACCTGGACAAGACCGAGGTCGAGCGGATGGTCCAGGAAGCGGAGCAGCACAGCGGCGAGGACAGGGCGCTGCGCGAGGCCGTGGACGCACGCAACGAGCTGGACGCGGCGGCCTACCAGGTCGAGCGTCGAGTGAACGAGCTGGGCGACGCCGCCCCGGCGCACGAAAAGGCCCGCGCCGAGATGCTCGTAGGCGACGCCCGGGCAGCCGTCAAGGAGGAGGCGCCACTGGAGCGGGTTCGGTCGCTGACCTCCGAACTTCAGCAGGTCTACGCCGCATTGACGGCACGTCAGGCCGACGCGGGCCAGGCCGAGGGCGGCCCGCAGGAGGGCGGGCCGGGCGAGTCCCGACCGGCCGACGAGGACGTGATCGACGCCGAGTTCGACAAGAGCTGA